A genomic stretch from Anabrus simplex isolate iqAnaSimp1 chromosome 2, ASM4041472v1, whole genome shotgun sequence includes:
- the LOC136864011 gene encoding DNA-directed primase/polymerase protein, whose translation MSERDNFNAAPVPTKTFYGRQKLKDSLRLEKLQNEEKAVLLETYPYKLLNVNSPTTTWKIFRKQIQALEFAKERKNGVMTFVFQHGLSGERLFLVAHPLMFWHYDSMRNENRCSYEVIPEGCACKLYFDLEFSKELNPLHDGGKMTDVFIELVCSYIKKTFGIMVKREHVLDMDSTTEFKFSRHLIFQLPHAVFKDNYSVGNFVKMICKDLALKKDSNSFNLNVSCLNVDDISKLFILNSKGESRLFCDEGVYTKNRHFRLYHSSKWKRNAPLILSKENTFHPSSSELNIANMDEDTIVFLHSLITYLGNDVDSLKVLEFGESGIQTPVNTHSTRSFNEKCDGSSSPYPYIDMFIKQLVAPGKIYRWFYFASGNCVVYNIVGYRYCNNIGREHRSNNIKYVVSLNEKCYYQKCYDPECSGYRSKAFKLPGDLSLMLESGTVENVDSELPETLLGYFGLPEDEFVDFLDIVENEERSVVGDTSTNVSLDEFPDYGLPDSSLLNALASIDHSV comes from the coding sequence ATGTCAGAACGTGACAATTTTAATGCAGCTCCTGTTCCTACGAAAACATTTTACGGCAGACAAAAGCTGAAAGACAGTTTGAGACTGGAAAAACTACAAAATGAAGAAAAGGCTGTGTTATTGGAGACATATCCATATAAACTGTTGAATGTCAACAGTCCTACAACAACTTGGAAAATTTTCAGGAAACAGATACAGGCCTTGGAATTTGCGAAAGAACGGAAGAATGGTGTGATGACATTTGTGTTTCAACATGGTTTAAGTGGAGAGCGTTTATTTCTAGTTGCTCATCCTCTAATGTTTTGGCATTATGATTCAATGAGAAACGAAAATAGGTGCTCATATGAAGTTATTCCAGAAGGTTGTGCTTGTAAATTGTACTTCGATTTGGAATTTAGTAAAGAATTGAATCCTCTGCATGATGGTGGTAAAATGACTGATGTATTTATTGAGCTAGTCTGTTCCTATATAAAGAAAACATTTGGCATAATGGTGAAAAGGGAACATGTTCTAGATATGGATTCCACTACAGAATTCAAATTTAGCAGACATCTTATTTTCCAGCTCCCACATGCTGTTTTTAAAGACAATTACAGTGTTGGTAATTTTGTTAAAATGATATGTAAGGACCTTGCTCTGAAGAAAGACAGTAATTCGTTTAATTTGAATGTCTCTTGCCTAAATGTCGATGATATAAGTAAactgtttattttaaattctaaGGGGGAATCAAGATTGTTTTGTGATGAAGGTGTGTACACTAAGAATAGACATTTCCGTTTGTATCACTCATCTAAATGGAAAAGGAATGCTCCTCTAATTTTAAGTAAAGAAAATACATTTCATCCTTCTAGTTCGGAACTTAACATAGCAAATATGGATGAAGATACAATAGTTTTTTTGCACTCCTTGATTACATACCTTGGAAATGATGTTGACAGTTTAAAGGTGCTGGAGTTTGGAGAGTCTGGGATCCAGACCCCTGTCAATACTCACAGTACAAGGAGTTTTAATGAGAAATGTGATGGTTCATCTTCTCCATATCCATATATTGATATGTTTATCAAACAGCTTGTTGCACCTGGCAAGATTTACAGGTGGTTTTATTTTGCATCTGGTAATTGTGTTGTATACAATATTGTTGGCTATCGCTATTGTAATAACATAGGTCGTGAGCATCGAAGTAATAACATAAAGTATGTTGTTAGTTTGAATGAAAAGTGTTATTACCAGAAGTGTTATGACCCTGAGTGTTCTGGGTATCGATCTAAGGCATTTAAGTTACCTGGGGACTTGTCTTTGATGTTAGAAAGTGGTACTGTAGAAAACGTTGATAGCGAATTACCAGAAACCTTGCTGGGTTATTTTGGGTTGCCAGAAGATGAATTTGTTGATTTTTTAGATATTGTTGAAAATGAAGAGAGATCAGTAGTAGGAGACACTTCCACAAATGTGTCTCTTGATGAGTTTCCAGATTATGGTCTTCCTGATTCATCTTTATTAAATGCTCTTGCATCTATTGATCATTCTGTATAG